Within the Bacteroides sp. genome, the region TTTCAGGGTTTGCGGAATGGTGAAAAATGAAGGGGAACCCGGAGGTGGTCCATTTTGGGTCACTGACCCAGAAACTGGCAGGAACTCTCTGCAAATCGTTGAGTCCTCTCAAATAAACCTGAACGATGAGGCGCAGAATAGAATTTTTAAGGCATCAACCCACTTTAATCCCGTGGACCTTGTATGTGCATTGAAAAATAATAAAGGCGAGAAATTCCATTTACCCAATTTTGTAGACCCTGATACTGGCTTTATCAGTCAGAAATCAAAAGACGGTATGGATTTAAAAGCCCTTGAACTACCGGGACTATGGAATGGTGCCATGGCCAACTGGATCACCCTCTTTGTGGAAGTGCCCCTTATTACATTCAACCCGGTTAAAACCGTTAACGATTTACTGCGCAAAGAACACAGCTAATTGCTGCTGGTTTCCCGTCCTAACTCATGCTGGATAATCTCCTCCACCTGTTCTGCTGAAATGCGCTTGGCTATGATCTTCTTGTCGGCATCCAGCAAATAAATCATTGGCGTGGCGTAGAGGTCGTATTTTTCTCTGAAGCCCGAAAGATTGGCGGGGTCGAAAACATTGATCCAGCCTTGTATCTGGTAACTATCGACTGATTTAAGCCACGACTCTTTCTCTTCCTCAAGATTCACCGCAAAAACGGTAACGCCCAGAGACTTCAATTTTTCCGATACAGATCTTAACTGTGGGGTGACCCGCTTACAATGGCTACATTCCGAATCCCAGAAATACAACACTGTAAATTTGGAGTTTACCTCATGAAGTGAAATCCGGGTCTGGTCAGGGCTGAACATGTTAATGTCAGGCGCTGCTTTGCCAATCAATAGGGGCTTTAATTTCATGGCACGTTCGCTGATTCGGGCCAGGTTTTCGGCTTCCACCCAGTGGGCCTCCCCACTCATGTAATATTTCTCGATCATGTGGACGAATACCGCATCGTGCCCCATGATTTGTGAACGCTCAAAATGATTGGTAATAAACCAAATGGTGTATTTGAATACTTCATCGTGGGCCCTGGATTTCTCCACCATTCGGTCCGCCTCTGCTATGATGCTGTCGGGGAGCTGGACTACAACATTGGAGAAATAGGTCTGAAGCTTGTTGTGGAAAACAGGGGTGCGAAGCAGGCGGTCATCCGAGAAATCAACATTCTCCCAGTAACGCGTTTTGTAAAGCTGGTAAAGCGCTTGCTGGTCCGGACTGCCATCTTCTTTTAAGGGTTTCTCCGGAACCTCAGGCTCTTTCTGCGCCAGCAGGATTTTGCTAAACAACCCGTCTGGGAAACGCTCTAGGTAGGATTCCTGTTTTTGGGTCACCTGTTCATTGATGTTGTCCATTCGGGCGGTGATCTCTTCCCGGTCAGCTTCGCTGAGGTCTTCCCGGGTCAATTCCTCCCTGATCAATCCGATCTCTTCACCCATCAAGCGAACAAACCCCAGGTATTCATAAAATGCCTCATTGTCAGGCGAACCATCAAACTGGGTTTTTTCAATAAACCCGTCCATCACGGTTTTTATGCCAAAGTGCTGGTTGTCATCAATGATCACCTCAAAGTATTTCTGCCCGGGAACGACCACCAGGTACATGCCAGGATCCAGGCCCTCCTCTTTCTCAAAGACATAATATCCAGGTTGAACCATTCGGGCAGTGTCCTGAAGATACTGCCTGTCACCAAAATGATAAGCCAGCAGCAAGTCACCTTCGTTCAGGCCTTCAACCTCAACAGTGATGCGGTATCCCTTATCGGCCATTGCACAGCCAAAGGTATAAGTCAAAAAGGCGATCAGAAGGAAGATTCTTTTTAAATTCATAAGTAGATATTTTTCTTTTTCAGGATATTTTACGCAGGTTTTCCTGTAAGGTAACAAAAAACGTGCAAAAATGTTAAAGCAGCGAAGGTTCTTCACCTTCAAAGAGGTCAGGGTCTAATGCATCCTTGTATAACAAACGGTGTATTGCTCCCAGGGCATGCAAAACGATAGGTCCCCAATGGCTGGCAAAAAGCCCCCCGAACATTGCCAGGGCATTTTGCCTGGCTGGCAGGGTGTTTTTCTGATAGGCCATGACAAAGTCCTTCATGTCCTGGTAAATGTCAGCCATGTTGTCAGCCAGGCTGGCTTCCTGCGTATCATAGTTATGATCGTGCACGTAATAGCGCTCCTCAGGACCCAGCTTCTCACGAAGTGCCTTGAAGATTTCCTCCCATTGTTCTTCGGTGACAAAGCGCTCAGCGAAGTCCTCATCCTCAACCTCAGTAACAGGCAGCAAACTCCCTTTTAAATAAAGCAGAGGGGCCAGTCGCTGAAAATAAGTCAGAATGTCTTCCGCTTTGAATTTTTCAGCATCCTCAAAAAACAGGCAATACTCATTGGCAACCGTCAACATCTCGATTGCGGCTTTCGACAGGGTCAAGTCATCTGAATCAAAGGCTTCCATTTCTTGTATTGGTTTCCGTGGCAATTTAACGCTTTGCCCCCGCTTTTTGTTATGCAAAGGAAATCAAGTTTTTTTAGAAATGCTTCTGCGAAAGTACCAGGAGTTCCAAAAAACTTTGACAGAAAACCGTTGTTCAGACCGCCTGGTTGAAAGAATCGGCCGAATTTTAGGTATCCCGAATGTTAATTAATCACAATAAACCCCTCATTTTCAATAAGTTTAATTTGGTTGAAGTACTTTTATGCTGGATTAAACAAACATTTTAACAAAAACATCAGATGAGAGAACTAAAAATAGGTGGGTTAACGATTCCGATTCCGGTAATCCAGGGCGGTATGGGAGTCGGTATCTCCATGTCCGGACTCGCTATAGCCGTTGCAAACCAGGGAGGAGTAGGGGTCATTTCCGCAGCTGGCCTTGGGCTGGTGCACCGTAACCCCACACTTGATTTTTTGGAAGCCAATATTCATGGGTTAATTAAAGAGATCAGGCTTGCCAGGGAAAAAACCAAAGGAGTGATTGGGGTAAACATTATGGTGGCCATGTCGAACTTCGCCGATATGGTGCGTACTGCCATTTCCGAAAAGGTCGATATTATTTTTTCCGGGGCGGGTCTGCCGTTTCAGCTCCCCGCATTTTTACAAGCCGGAAGCACTACCAAACTGGTCCCTATTGTTTCTTCCGGCAGGGCTGCCAGGCTCATCTGCGAGAAATGGATGTCATTACACAATTACCTTCCAGATGCAGTGGTTGTTGAGGGTCCAAAGGCCGGAGGCCATTTAGGGTTTAAAAAGGATCACCTTGAAGATGCCCAGCATTCCCTGGAAGAACTTATCCCTGAAGTCATTCGTGAGGTCTCTTTTTTTGAAGAAAAGTATCAAAGGGAAATCCCGGTAATAGCGGCCGGAGGGATATACTCTGGCGCTGACATTTTCAATATCATGGAGTTAGGAGCCAAAGGAGTTCAAATGGGCACTCGTTTTGTTACCACCGAAGAGTGCGATGCCTCCATGGGTTTCAAACAAGCCTA harbors:
- a CDS encoding thioredoxin-like domain-containing protein, giving the protein MNLKRIFLLIAFLTYTFGCAMADKGYRITVEVEGLNEGDLLLAYHFGDRQYLQDTARMVQPGYYVFEKEEGLDPGMYLVVVPGQKYFEVIIDDNQHFGIKTVMDGFIEKTQFDGSPDNEAFYEYLGFVRLMGEEIGLIREELTREDLSEADREEITARMDNINEQVTQKQESYLERFPDGLFSKILLAQKEPEVPEKPLKEDGSPDQQALYQLYKTRYWENVDFSDDRLLRTPVFHNKLQTYFSNVVVQLPDSIIAEADRMVEKSRAHDEVFKYTIWFITNHFERSQIMGHDAVFVHMIEKYYMSGEAHWVEAENLARISERAMKLKPLLIGKAAPDINMFSPDQTRISLHEVNSKFTVLYFWDSECSHCKRVTPQLRSVSEKLKSLGVTVFAVNLEEEKESWLKSVDSYQIQGWINVFDPANLSGFREKYDLYATPMIYLLDADKKIIAKRISAEQVEEIIQHELGRETSSN
- a CDS encoding DUF5063 domain-containing protein; its protein translation is MEAFDSDDLTLSKAAIEMLTVANEYCLFFEDAEKFKAEDILTYFQRLAPLLYLKGSLLPVTEVEDEDFAERFVTEEQWEEIFKALREKLGPEERYYVHDHNYDTQEASLADNMADIYQDMKDFVMAYQKNTLPARQNALAMFGGLFASHWGPIVLHALGAIHRLLYKDALDPDLFEGEEPSLL
- a CDS encoding nitronate monooxygenase, whose protein sequence is MRELKIGGLTIPIPVIQGGMGVGISMSGLAIAVANQGGVGVISAAGLGLVHRNPTLDFLEANIHGLIKEIRLAREKTKGVIGVNIMVAMSNFADMVRTAISEKVDIIFSGAGLPFQLPAFLQAGSTTKLVPIVSSGRAARLICEKWMSLHNYLPDAVVVEGPKAGGHLGFKKDHLEDAQHSLEELIPEVIREVSFFEEKYQREIPVIAAGGIYSGADIFNIMELGAKGVQMGTRFVTTEECDASMGFKQAYIDASEKDIQIIQSPVGMPGRAVNNLFIDKVRAGLKRPIKCPFHCIKTCDVTNSPYCIVNALYNAYKGNMKSGFAFAGTNAYLAKGITTVKQIFSDLATEFQAAIKKEAGL